The Micromonospora sp. NBC_00421 genome contains a region encoding:
- a CDS encoding RsmB/NOP family class I SAM-dependent RNA methyltransferase, protein MTGPTRRPERPADGARREQRGDDRRSERPSGGFRGDRTARTGGWGDRGGADRRPGRPVRPAVDLPRYAAYQAVAAVHRDDAYANLVLPAILREEGLTGRDAAFATELTYGTLRQLGTLDTILTAAAGRDVERIDPPVRDALRLGAYQLLHTRVPAHAAVSSTVDLVRTVGPGATGFANAVLREVAGQDLDAWVTKLAPTMAADPIGHLAVTYSHPQWIVRAFADALDGDLGEVTRLLIEDNERPPVHLCVRPGRADPVELADEVGGAPGAFSPYAVYLAGGAPGDLPALADGRAHVQDEGSQLVAHVLATAPLDGPDGRWLDLCAGPGGKAGLLGALAAQRDARLTAVEISEHRARLVEQATRGLPVNVLHTDGRTVGADPKLPEGHFDRVLVDAPCTGLGSLRRRPESRWRRQPSDLPPLTRLQRELLTAALRATRPGGLVAYVTCSPHTVETHVTVTEAARRAGVPADFVDARPLLPPGMPGLGDGPTVQLWPHRHGTDAMFLALLRRT, encoded by the coding sequence ATGACCGGGCCGACGCGACGGCCCGAGCGCCCCGCCGACGGTGCGCGGCGCGAGCAGCGTGGTGACGACCGGCGGTCGGAGCGGCCTTCCGGTGGCTTCCGGGGTGACCGCACCGCCCGCACCGGCGGATGGGGAGACCGGGGCGGTGCCGACCGGCGGCCCGGCCGACCGGTCCGACCGGCGGTGGACCTGCCCCGGTACGCGGCGTACCAGGCGGTCGCGGCGGTGCACCGCGACGACGCGTACGCCAATCTGGTGCTGCCGGCGATCCTGCGCGAGGAGGGGCTGACCGGTCGGGACGCCGCCTTCGCCACCGAGCTGACCTACGGCACCCTGCGTCAGCTCGGCACCCTGGACACGATCCTCACCGCCGCAGCCGGCCGGGACGTCGAGCGGATCGACCCGCCGGTACGCGACGCGCTACGGCTCGGGGCCTACCAGTTGCTGCACACCCGGGTGCCGGCGCACGCCGCCGTGTCGTCCACGGTGGACCTGGTCCGGACGGTCGGACCGGGCGCCACCGGCTTCGCCAACGCGGTGCTGCGCGAGGTGGCCGGCCAGGACCTGGACGCCTGGGTGACGAAGCTCGCCCCGACGATGGCGGCCGACCCGATCGGCCACCTGGCCGTCACCTACAGCCACCCGCAGTGGATCGTGCGGGCCTTCGCCGACGCCCTCGACGGTGACCTGGGCGAGGTCACCCGCCTGTTGATCGAGGACAACGAGCGCCCGCCGGTGCATCTGTGCGTGCGCCCCGGTCGGGCCGACCCGGTCGAGCTGGCCGACGAGGTCGGCGGCGCCCCCGGCGCGTTCTCCCCGTACGCGGTCTACCTTGCCGGCGGTGCCCCCGGTGACCTGCCGGCGCTAGCCGACGGTCGGGCGCACGTGCAGGACGAGGGTTCCCAGTTGGTGGCGCACGTGCTGGCGACGGCGCCGCTGGACGGCCCTGACGGTCGCTGGCTGGACCTGTGCGCCGGCCCCGGCGGCAAGGCCGGGCTGCTCGGTGCGCTCGCCGCGCAGCGGGACGCCCGGTTGACCGCGGTGGAGATCTCGGAGCACCGGGCCCGGCTGGTCGAACAGGCCACGCGGGGGTTGCCGGTGAACGTGCTGCACACCGACGGCCGGACCGTCGGGGCGGATCCCAAGCTGCCCGAAGGACACTTCGACCGGGTGCTGGTCGACGCCCCGTGCACCGGGCTCGGTTCGCTGCGTCGCCGGCCGGAGTCGCGCTGGCGGCGGCAGCCGTCGGACCTGCCACCGCTGACCCGGCTGCAGCGGGAACTGCTCACCGCCGCGCTGCGGGCGACCCGCCCGGGTGGTCTGGTCGCCTACGTCACCTGCTCCCCGCACACCGTGGAGACGCACGTGACGGTCACCGAGGCCGCCCGCCGCGCCGGGGTCCCGGCGGACTTCGTCGACGCCCGCCCGCTGCTACCACCCGGCATGCCCGGCCTGGGCGACGGCCCCACCGTGCAACTCTGGCCCCACCGCCACGGCACCGACGCCATGTTCCTGGCCCTCCTCCGCCGCACCTGA
- a CDS encoding riboflavin synthase, with translation MFTGIVEELGEVVRIVDTGGDSALVAIRGPLVTSDARHGDSIAVNGVCLTVVDVDGGAFTADVMGETLRRSALGGLRPGDPVNLERAAALNSRLGGHLVQGHVDGVGEVLSREPAAQWETLRFRLPAALARYVVEKGSITVDGVSLTVAAVGDDWFTVGLIPTTLRLTTLGGRGVGAPVNLEVDVLAKYVERLLGTRPAAGPAPTDDTIDPAPPVDGGAR, from the coding sequence ATGTTCACCGGCATCGTCGAGGAGTTGGGCGAGGTCGTCCGGATCGTCGACACCGGGGGTGACTCGGCGCTGGTCGCGATCCGCGGCCCGCTTGTCACCTCGGACGCCCGGCACGGCGACTCCATCGCGGTCAACGGGGTCTGTCTGACCGTGGTCGACGTCGACGGCGGGGCGTTCACCGCCGACGTGATGGGCGAGACGCTGCGGCGGTCCGCGCTCGGCGGGCTGCGCCCCGGCGACCCGGTCAACCTGGAGCGGGCCGCCGCGCTGAACAGCCGGCTCGGCGGGCACCTGGTGCAGGGGCACGTCGACGGGGTCGGCGAAGTGCTCTCCCGGGAGCCGGCCGCGCAGTGGGAGACACTGCGGTTCCGCCTCCCCGCCGCGCTGGCCCGGTACGTGGTGGAGAAGGGCTCGATCACCGTCGACGGGGTGTCGCTGACCGTGGCGGCGGTCGGCGACGACTGGTTCACCGTCGGGCTGATCCCCACCACCCTGAGACTCACCACGCTCGGCGGGCGGGGCGTCGGTGCTCCGGTCAACCTCGAGGTGGACGTCCTGGCCAAGTACGTCGAACGCCTCCTCGGCACCCGGCCAGCAGCCGGCCCGGCACCGACCGACGACACCATCGACCCGGCCCCGCCCGTCGACGGAGGTGCCCGGTGA
- the pnuC gene encoding nicotinamide riboside transporter PnuC — translation MTGPTGWLLDAQVHLLGSPVLVREIVGNVFGLVSALLGLRRLVWAWPVGMIGNGLLFTVFLGGVFATPQAHDLYGQAGRQVFFFAVSVYGWWRWSSNRRRGGDGPAVSPRWATGRERLGLLLAAVVGTALGYPVLAALGSWGPLPDAWILTGSLLATYGMARGWVEFWLVWIAVDAVGVPLLLRGGFYPSAAMYLVYGALCGWGFVAWWRSSRAARAASVSIPPTYSEVVA, via the coding sequence GTGACCGGGCCGACAGGTTGGCTGCTCGACGCCCAGGTGCACCTCCTCGGTTCCCCGGTGCTGGTCCGGGAGATCGTCGGCAATGTCTTCGGTCTGGTCTCGGCGCTGCTCGGACTGCGCCGGCTGGTCTGGGCCTGGCCGGTCGGCATGATCGGCAACGGGTTGCTGTTCACCGTCTTCCTCGGCGGCGTGTTCGCCACCCCGCAGGCACACGATCTCTACGGTCAGGCGGGCCGGCAGGTCTTCTTCTTCGCGGTCAGCGTCTACGGCTGGTGGCGCTGGTCGAGCAACCGCCGGCGCGGCGGCGACGGGCCGGCGGTCAGCCCCCGCTGGGCCACCGGCCGGGAACGGCTGGGCCTGCTGCTCGCCGCCGTCGTCGGCACCGCCCTCGGCTATCCCGTGCTCGCCGCGCTCGGCTCGTGGGGACCACTGCCCGACGCCTGGATCCTCACCGGCAGCCTGCTTGCCACCTACGGCATGGCCCGGGGCTGGGTGGAGTTCTGGCTGGTCTGGATCGCCGTGGACGCGGTCGGCGTACCGCTGCTGCTGCGCGGCGGCTTCTACCCCTCGGCGGCCATGTACCTGGTCTACGGCGCCCTCTGCGGCTGGGGCTTCGTCGCCTGGTGGCGCAGCTCGCGGGCTGCCCGCGCGGCATCGGTGTCGATCCCGCCCACCTACTCGGAGGTCGTGGCATGA
- the fmt gene encoding methionyl-tRNA formyltransferase, producing the protein MRVIFAGTPAVAVPALAAVHASGHELVAVVTRPDAPAGRGRGVVRSPVGAWADEHGVEVLTPARPREPEFLDRLGALAPDCVPVVAYGALVPPAALEIPRFGWINLHFSLLPAWRGAAPVQHAVLHGDGLTGASVFQLEQGLDTGPVYGTLTDEIRPTDTSGDLLERLAHSGAGLLVAVLDAIEAGTARAEPQPADGVSLAPKLTVEDARVRWTDPAFAVDRRIRACTPAPGPWTTFRGDRVKLGPVTPVGNGPDLKAGELLVEKTRVLTGTATVPVQLGEVRAAGKKAMPATDWARGVRVGVGEELA; encoded by the coding sequence ATGCGTGTGATCTTCGCCGGTACGCCGGCCGTCGCCGTCCCCGCCCTGGCCGCCGTGCACGCCTCCGGGCACGAGCTGGTGGCCGTGGTCACCCGCCCCGACGCGCCCGCCGGTCGGGGCCGGGGCGTGGTCCGCTCGCCCGTCGGCGCCTGGGCCGACGAGCACGGCGTCGAGGTGCTCACCCCGGCCCGCCCTCGGGAGCCGGAGTTCCTCGACCGGCTGGGTGCGCTGGCACCCGACTGCGTGCCGGTGGTCGCGTACGGCGCGCTGGTGCCCCCGGCGGCGCTGGAGATCCCCCGGTTCGGCTGGATCAACCTGCACTTCTCGCTGCTGCCCGCCTGGCGGGGCGCGGCCCCCGTGCAGCACGCGGTGCTGCACGGCGACGGGCTCACCGGGGCCAGCGTCTTCCAACTGGAGCAAGGGCTGGACACCGGTCCGGTCTACGGCACGCTCACCGACGAGATCCGCCCCACCGACACCTCCGGCGACCTGCTGGAACGCCTCGCCCACTCCGGTGCCGGGCTGTTGGTGGCCGTCCTGGACGCCATCGAGGCGGGCACCGCCCGGGCCGAGCCGCAGCCCGCCGACGGCGTTTCACTGGCCCCGAAGCTGACCGTGGAGGACGCCCGGGTGCGCTGGACCGACCCGGCCTTCGCGGTGGACCGTCGGATCCGCGCCTGCACCCCGGCCCCCGGCCCGTGGACGACCTTCCGGGGCGACCGGGTCAAGCTCGGGCCGGTGACCCCGGTCGGCAACGGCCCCGATCTGAAAGCTGGAGAACTGTTGGTGGAGAAGACCCGCGTGTTGACCGGCACGGCGACCGTGCCGGTGCAGCTCGGTGAGGTGCGCGCGGCGGGCAAGAAGGCCATGCCGGCGACCGACTGGGCGCGTGGCGTCCGGGTGGGCGTCGGGGAGGAGCTCGCATGA
- a CDS encoding septum formation family protein — MRRWLVALALAGAVTVALSGCVPQHSADGDLLDDWPVLPVAQAFVPATDACLPRITPVVQAGTYETVDCARSHLAEAIHVGTFTGAVVRGDRPEPGSAALRPARTECDQRARDVLGGDWHSARLTMNIALPANSAWNSGARWFRCDLSETDSIDNTRPVNRVGSLRGAMVGDNPLTHRCFDPKLIGNNLNYMAPVLCSEPHRAEFVGVYLERSDLSWADFGRANQRVHRRCMALIAGFAEVPNNSDLPYRAGSIFYPPSQREWEEGDRGIRCFLWSDDRKLTRSMRGAGPKGLPAI, encoded by the coding sequence ATGCGACGGTGGCTCGTGGCGCTGGCGCTGGCCGGCGCGGTGACGGTGGCGCTCAGCGGTTGCGTGCCGCAGCACAGTGCCGATGGTGACCTGCTCGACGACTGGCCGGTGCTGCCGGTCGCCCAGGCGTTCGTGCCCGCCACCGACGCCTGCCTGCCCCGGATAACCCCGGTGGTCCAGGCCGGCACCTACGAGACGGTGGACTGCGCGCGCAGCCACCTGGCCGAGGCCATCCACGTCGGCACCTTCACCGGCGCGGTCGTCCGGGGTGACCGGCCCGAGCCCGGGTCCGCCGCGCTGCGCCCCGCCCGCACCGAGTGCGACCAGCGGGCCCGGGACGTACTCGGCGGCGACTGGCACTCCGCCCGGCTCACCATGAACATCGCGCTGCCGGCGAACTCGGCGTGGAACAGCGGTGCCCGTTGGTTCCGGTGCGATCTCAGCGAGACCGACAGCATCGACAACACCCGGCCGGTGAACCGCGTCGGCAGCCTGCGGGGGGCGATGGTCGGCGACAACCCGCTCACCCACCGCTGTTTCGATCCCAAGTTGATCGGCAACAACCTGAACTACATGGCGCCGGTGCTCTGCTCCGAACCGCACCGTGCCGAGTTCGTCGGCGTCTACCTGGAGCGCAGCGACCTGAGCTGGGCCGACTTCGGTCGCGCCAACCAGCGGGTGCACCGGCGCTGCATGGCGCTGATCGCCGGTTTCGCCGAGGTGCCCAACAACAGCGACCTGCCGTACCGGGCCGGGTCCATCTTCTATCCGCCGTCACAGCGGGAGTGGGAGGAGGGCGACCGGGGGATCCGCTGCTTCCTGTGGAGCGACGACCGGAAACTGACCCGTTCGATGCGCGGCGCCGGCCCGAAGGGGCTGCCCGCGATCTGA
- the def gene encoding peptide deformylase — MTVQPIRLFGDPVLRTPADPVVDFDVELRRLVADLTDTMRDRGGAGLAAPQLGVGLRVFTFEVDDVLGHLVNPVLEFPDTEEQDGPEGCLSIPGLYFDTKRRQNVIAKGFNGYGDPLQIVGTGLMARCVQHETDHLDGVLFLDRLDPAGRKEAMKAIRQADWYDAAAPPTVKVSPHAANSPFGLGR; from the coding sequence GTGACCGTCCAGCCCATCCGTCTGTTCGGGGATCCGGTGCTGCGCACGCCGGCCGATCCGGTCGTCGACTTCGACGTCGAGCTGCGTAGGCTCGTCGCCGACCTCACCGACACGATGCGTGACCGCGGCGGTGCCGGACTGGCCGCCCCCCAGCTCGGCGTGGGTCTGCGGGTCTTCACCTTCGAGGTGGACGACGTGCTCGGCCACCTGGTCAACCCGGTGCTGGAGTTCCCCGACACCGAGGAGCAGGACGGCCCGGAGGGCTGTCTGTCGATTCCCGGGCTCTACTTCGACACCAAGCGCCGGCAGAACGTGATCGCCAAGGGCTTCAACGGCTACGGCGACCCGTTGCAGATCGTCGGCACCGGGCTGATGGCCCGCTGTGTCCAGCACGAGACCGACCACCTCGACGGGGTGCTCTTCCTCGACCGGTTGGACCCGGCCGGGCGCAAGGAGGCGATGAAGGCGATCCGCCAGGCCGACTGGTACGACGCCGCCGCCCCGCCCACGGTCAAGGTCAGCCCGCACGCCGCCAACAGTCCCTTCGGTCTGGGTCGGTGA
- a CDS encoding bifunctional 3,4-dihydroxy-2-butanone-4-phosphate synthase/GTP cyclohydrolase II — protein sequence MSTQAVTFARIEEAVADIAAGRPVVVVDDEDRENEGDLIFAAELATPELLAFMVRWTSGYVCVPLTESECDRLDLPPMHHTNQDRRGTAYTVTVDAREGVSTGISAADRAHTIRLLADPGTDPTDLARPGHVVPLRAREGGVLRRPGHTEAAVDLTRLAGLRPAGVLCELVNDDGTMMRLPELQKFCAEHSLTLVTIADLVAYRRRHEKQVEQVAEARMPTPHGVFRALGYRAEHDPAEHVAMVFGDLGDGHDVLVRVHSECLTGDVFGSLRCDCGPQLQASLARVAQEGRGVVLYVRGHEGRGIGLLHKLQAYQLQDQGRDTVDANLDLGLPTDARDYGTGAQILYDLGVRSMRLLTNNPAKRAGLEGYGLTITGRAGLPVRPHPENVRYLRTKRDRMGHLLDELDEVTEAPMGRPVPGDEIGA from the coding sequence ATGAGCACACAGGCGGTCACCTTCGCCCGCATCGAGGAGGCGGTGGCGGACATCGCCGCCGGCCGTCCCGTCGTGGTGGTCGACGACGAGGACCGGGAGAACGAGGGCGACCTGATCTTCGCGGCCGAACTGGCCACCCCGGAGCTGCTCGCCTTCATGGTCCGATGGACCTCCGGCTACGTCTGCGTCCCGCTGACCGAGTCGGAGTGTGACCGGCTGGACCTGCCGCCGATGCACCACACCAACCAGGACCGGCGCGGCACCGCGTACACGGTGACCGTGGACGCCCGGGAGGGGGTCAGCACCGGCATCTCCGCCGCGGACCGGGCGCACACCATCCGGCTGCTCGCCGACCCCGGCACCGACCCGACGGACCTGGCCCGCCCCGGCCACGTGGTACCCCTGCGGGCCCGTGAGGGCGGGGTGCTGCGCCGACCCGGGCACACCGAGGCGGCGGTCGACCTGACCCGGCTGGCCGGGCTGCGTCCGGCCGGGGTGCTCTGCGAGCTGGTCAACGACGACGGCACCATGATGCGCCTGCCGGAACTGCAGAAGTTCTGCGCCGAGCACTCCCTCACCCTGGTCACCATCGCCGACCTGGTGGCCTACCGGCGGCGGCACGAGAAGCAGGTCGAGCAGGTCGCCGAGGCGCGGATGCCCACCCCGCACGGGGTGTTCCGGGCGCTGGGCTACCGGGCCGAACACGACCCGGCCGAGCACGTCGCGATGGTCTTCGGTGACCTGGGTGACGGCCACGACGTGCTGGTCCGGGTGCACTCCGAGTGCCTCACCGGGGATGTCTTCGGCTCGCTGCGCTGCGACTGCGGGCCGCAGTTGCAGGCGTCGCTGGCCCGGGTGGCCCAGGAGGGGCGGGGCGTGGTGCTCTACGTGCGCGGGCACGAGGGGCGGGGCATCGGCCTGCTGCACAAGCTCCAGGCGTACCAGCTCCAGGACCAGGGCCGCGACACCGTGGACGCGAACCTCGACCTGGGGCTGCCCACCGACGCCAGGGACTACGGCACCGGCGCGCAGATCCTCTACGACCTGGGTGTGCGGTCGATGCGGCTGCTCACCAACAACCCGGCCAAGCGCGCCGGCCTGGAGGGGTACGGGTTGACCATCACCGGCCGGGCGGGGCTGCCGGTCCGGCCGCATCCGGAGAACGTCCGCTACCTGCGGACCAAGCGGGACCGGATGGGCCACCTGTTGGACGAGCTGGACGAGGTGACCGAGGCCCCGATGGGCCGCCCGGTCCCCGGCGACGAGATCGGAGCATGA
- a CDS encoding septum formation family protein has translation MRRWWTALAVGSAAALVLAGCGTPTGVDGDLTDEWPTLPVPRVFVPTEGACHAGVQDVGYLSGWNPVDCAGTHHTETMHVGTLTGASGRSAAPPAAGSPAVRAARTECDREVRREIGADWRAGRLGLTVVFPSPPGWTGGARWFRCELGEIKGIDEPGIRPRTGSLRGALTGDSALRLGCFDPKVSRDDVRAMSPVPCTARHHAEFVGVWQAPDVSYAEFQRSGDRIHRGCLDLIARHTGVPNDGDLKFRAGSIYYGPAERDWRNGNHTVQCFLWLTDRTLTRSLRNTGPRSLPLRK, from the coding sequence ATGCGGCGGTGGTGGACGGCGCTCGCCGTCGGCAGCGCGGCGGCCCTGGTGTTGGCCGGTTGCGGCACCCCGACCGGGGTGGACGGTGACCTGACCGACGAGTGGCCGACGCTGCCCGTCCCACGGGTGTTCGTCCCCACCGAGGGTGCCTGCCATGCCGGGGTGCAGGACGTCGGCTACCTCAGCGGCTGGAACCCGGTCGACTGCGCCGGCACACACCACACCGAGACGATGCACGTGGGCACCCTGACCGGGGCATCCGGCCGGTCGGCCGCTCCCCCCGCAGCCGGCTCGCCCGCCGTCCGGGCCGCCCGCACCGAATGCGACCGCGAGGTACGCCGGGAGATCGGCGCGGACTGGCGGGCCGGCCGGCTCGGCCTGACCGTCGTCTTCCCGTCCCCACCGGGCTGGACCGGCGGGGCCCGTTGGTTCCGCTGCGAACTCGGCGAGATCAAGGGCATCGACGAGCCGGGGATCCGCCCGCGCACCGGGAGCCTGCGGGGTGCCCTGACCGGCGACAGCGCGCTGCGGCTCGGTTGCTTCGACCCGAAGGTCTCCCGGGACGACGTCCGGGCGATGAGTCCGGTCCCCTGCACCGCCCGGCACCACGCCGAGTTCGTCGGCGTCTGGCAGGCCCCTGACGTCAGCTACGCCGAGTTCCAGCGCTCCGGTGACCGGATCCACCGGGGCTGCCTCGACCTGATCGCCCGGCATACCGGCGTGCCGAACGACGGCGACCTGAAGTTCCGGGCCGGCTCGATCTACTACGGCCCGGCCGAGCGGGACTGGCGCAACGGCAACCACACGGTCCAGTGCTTCCTCTGGCTCACCGACCGCACCCTCACCCGCTCCCTCAGGAACACCGGCCCCCGTTCCCTCCCCCTCCGCAAATAA
- a CDS encoding GGDEF domain-containing response regulator, producing MEPAGDRPDVILVVDDDEDIARFVEFNLRLHGFEVLHAGDGQEALDMIEQHRPDLAVVDLMMPRIDGLELTRRLRANPITSALPVIMLTAKGMTVDKVHGLSAGADDYLVKPFDTAELVARVSSTLRRNKEFREVSPLTGLPGNSRIRREISDRVRSGVDYAVGYIDIDRFKSVNDRYGFVRGDEFISALARSLHRAVVAIGLPPAFLGHVGGDDFVIVCAPEQIRPLTSRAVVDFEKSADTLYDPTDRERGFVELKDRRGNIRRAALVTLSIGVSLSDARKRFTDPLDAIAVASEMKTVAKSQPGSYVAVDRRRADGV from the coding sequence GTGGAGCCCGCCGGCGACCGTCCCGACGTGATCCTGGTCGTCGACGACGACGAGGACATCGCCCGCTTCGTCGAGTTCAACCTGCGGCTGCACGGCTTCGAGGTGCTGCACGCCGGTGACGGTCAGGAGGCCCTCGACATGATCGAGCAGCACCGGCCCGACCTGGCGGTGGTGGACCTGATGATGCCGCGCATCGACGGTCTGGAGCTGACCCGTCGGCTGCGCGCCAACCCGATCACCTCGGCGCTGCCGGTGATCATGCTGACCGCCAAGGGCATGACAGTGGACAAGGTCCACGGGCTCAGCGCCGGCGCCGACGACTACCTGGTCAAGCCGTTCGACACCGCCGAGCTGGTGGCCCGGGTCAGCTCCACGCTGCGCCGCAACAAGGAGTTCCGCGAGGTCTCCCCGCTGACCGGCCTGCCCGGCAACAGCCGGATCCGGCGGGAGATCAGCGACCGGGTACGCAGCGGCGTCGACTACGCCGTCGGTTACATCGACATCGACCGGTTCAAGAGCGTCAACGACCGGTACGGCTTCGTCCGGGGTGACGAGTTCATCTCGGCGCTGGCCCGCAGCCTCCACCGGGCGGTGGTCGCGATCGGGCTGCCGCCGGCCTTCCTCGGCCACGTCGGCGGCGACGACTTCGTGATCGTCTGCGCCCCCGAGCAGATCCGTCCGCTGACCTCCCGGGCGGTGGTCGACTTCGAGAAGTCCGCCGACACCCTCTACGACCCGACCGACCGGGAGCGCGGTTTCGTCGAGCTGAAGGACCGCCGGGGCAACATCCGACGGGCCGCCCTGGTCACGCTGTCGATAGGCGTCTCGCTCTCGGACGCCAGGAAGCGCTTCACCGACCCCCTGGACGCGATCGCGGTGGCCAGTGAGATGAAAACGGTCGCCAAGAGCCAACCGGGGTCATACGTCGCGGTGGACCGCCGACGCGCCGACGGGGTGTGA
- the rpe gene encoding ribulose-phosphate 3-epimerase, whose product MTVPPSIIAPSILAADFARLADEVHAVEGAADWLHVDVMDNHFVPNLTIGLPVVQSLRAVTQLPFDVHLMITDPRRWAPGYADAGAYNVTFHAEACDDPVALAKDLRSAGARAGLAIDRDTPIEPYLELLPSFDTLLIMTIKAGFGGQRFIPQLLDKVRAARRHVDSGHLELRIEVDGGIAADTIEQASAAGADAFVAGTAVYGAADPAEAVRRLRGLAERAAPGA is encoded by the coding sequence GTGACCGTACCGCCGTCGATCATCGCGCCCAGCATCCTCGCCGCCGATTTCGCCCGCCTCGCCGATGAAGTCCACGCCGTCGAGGGCGCCGCGGACTGGCTGCACGTCGACGTGATGGACAACCACTTCGTCCCCAACCTCACCATCGGCCTGCCGGTGGTGCAGAGCCTGCGGGCGGTGACCCAGCTCCCGTTCGACGTGCATCTCATGATCACCGACCCGCGCCGGTGGGCACCCGGCTACGCCGATGCCGGCGCGTACAACGTCACCTTCCACGCCGAGGCGTGCGACGACCCGGTCGCCCTCGCCAAGGACCTTCGTTCGGCCGGGGCCCGGGCCGGACTGGCCATCGACCGGGACACCCCGATCGAGCCGTACCTGGAGCTGCTGCCCAGTTTCGACACCCTGCTGATCATGACGATCAAGGCCGGTTTCGGCGGGCAACGGTTCATCCCGCAACTGCTGGACAAGGTGCGGGCGGCCCGGCGGCACGTCGACAGCGGTCACCTGGAACTGCGCATCGAGGTGGACGGCGGGATCGCCGCCGACACCATCGAGCAGGCCTCGGCGGCCGGCGCGGACGCCTTCGTCGCCGGCACCGCCGTCTACGGGGCGGCCGATCCGGCCGAGGCGGTCCGCCGCCTGCGTGGGCTCGCGGAGCGCGCGGCTCCCGGGGCCTGA
- the ribD gene encoding bifunctional diaminohydroxyphosphoribosylaminopyrimidine deaminase/5-amino-6-(5-phosphoribosylamino)uracil reductase RibD produces MGGVSVDEAMRRAVELGARGLGTTSPNPVVGCVLLDADGVVVGEGFHAYTGGPHAEIVALAQAGERARGGTAVVTLEPCDHTGRTGPCSHALIRAGLARVVIAVPDPNPVASGGAATLRAAGVRVEFGVRADEAEAGNIAWLTSMRRGWPYLIWKYAATLDGRSAAVDGSSMWITSEAARMDVHALRGTVDAVIAGVGTVLADDPRLTARNLRDGTLAIRQPLRVVVDSAGRTPADARVRDGAARTWIATVAEVGAGPDGRVDLPALLAELHHRGVRAALLEGGPRLAGAFLAAGLVDRVVGYVAPKLLGAGPTALIDAGVTTIADAIDLELTDVTRVGSDLRITALPRKREA; encoded by the coding sequence ATGGGCGGCGTCTCCGTGGACGAGGCGATGCGTCGTGCCGTCGAGCTGGGCGCCCGTGGCCTCGGCACCACAAGCCCCAACCCGGTCGTCGGGTGCGTGCTGCTCGACGCGGACGGCGTCGTCGTCGGGGAGGGCTTCCACGCCTACACCGGCGGCCCGCACGCCGAGATCGTCGCGCTCGCCCAGGCCGGTGAGCGGGCCCGGGGTGGCACCGCCGTGGTCACCCTGGAACCCTGCGACCACACCGGTCGCACCGGCCCCTGCAGTCACGCCCTGATCCGCGCCGGGCTCGCCCGGGTCGTCATCGCCGTGCCCGACCCCAACCCGGTCGCCTCGGGCGGTGCCGCGACCCTGCGCGCCGCCGGGGTGCGGGTGGAGTTCGGGGTACGCGCCGACGAGGCCGAGGCCGGCAACATCGCCTGGCTGACCTCGATGCGGCGCGGCTGGCCCTACCTGATCTGGAAATATGCCGCCACCCTCGACGGCCGGTCGGCGGCGGTCGACGGCAGCAGCATGTGGATCACCTCCGAGGCTGCCCGGATGGACGTGCACGCGCTGCGCGGCACGGTGGACGCGGTGATCGCCGGGGTGGGCACCGTGCTCGCCGACGATCCCCGGCTCACCGCCCGCAACCTGCGCGACGGCACCCTGGCCATCCGGCAGCCGCTGCGGGTGGTGGTGGACAGCGCGGGCCGTACCCCGGCCGACGCCCGGGTCCGCGACGGCGCCGCCCGGACCTGGATCGCCACCGTCGCGGAGGTCGGGGCCGGCCCGGACGGCCGGGTCGACCTGCCGGCCCTGCTCGCCGAACTGCACCACCGGGGGGTACGGGCGGCGCTGCTGGAGGGTGGTCCCCGGCTGGCCGGGGCGTTCCTCGCCGCCGGTCTGGTCGACCGGGTCGTCGGGTACGTCGCGCCGAAGCTGCTCGGGGCCGGCCCGACCGCGCTGATCGACGCGGGTGTGACGACCATCGCCGACGCCATCGATCTGGAACTCACCGACGTTACCCGGGTCGGGTCCGACCTGCGGATCACCGCGCTGCCCCGGAAGAGGGAGGCCTGA